Proteins from a genomic interval of Medicago truncatula cultivar Jemalong A17 chromosome 3, MtrunA17r5.0-ANR, whole genome shotgun sequence:
- the LOC11409031 gene encoding subtilisin inhibitor CLSI-I: MAESFKFICVIIIFLCSFIAAKNIDGRNNPTRRNWSELVGVTAEEAERKIKEEMNGVEIRVVPPGYFVTADYNTQRVRLYVDQSNKLIKTPTIG; the protein is encoded by the exons ATGGCTGAAAGTTTCAAGTTTATAtgtgttataattatatttctttgcTCATTTATTGCTGCAAAAAATATTGACg GGAGAAATAATCCAACAAGAAGAAATTGGTCTGAGCTAGTTGGTGTGACAGCAGAAGAAGCAGagaggaaaataaaggaagagATGAATGGAGTTGAAATTCGAGTGGTGCCACCTGGCTATTTTGTTACTGCTGATTATAACACCCAAAGAGTTCGATTGTATGTTGATCAATCTAATAAGCTCATTAAGACTCCAACAATTGGTTGA